The Vibrio gallaecicus genome contains a region encoding:
- the ggt gene encoding gamma-glutamyltransferase: MQWKTKLSTIATSTLIFASHVSWANQAADSVAPEHSSGIETKQLVKAKDWMVTAANPIATQAGADVLARGGNAVDAMVAVQLMLGLVEPQSSGIGGGAFLVYWDAKSNQLKTYDGRETAPLDATPQLFQDNNGQPLKFYDAVVGGRSVGTPGTVKLLWDTHQKYGKLDWASLIAPIIKVAQDGFTISPRLATLINNDQQRLSRFPTTKAYFFDANGQPKTAGTLLKNPEYAETLQSIASQGAKAFYQGNIASDIIATVQNAKGNPGVLAQKDFDTYTIKQRTPVCSAYESYQVCGMGPPSSGALTVGQILSMTEQFDLKSWGPDDARSWQVLADASLLAFADRGMYMADQDYVPVPTQGLVSTDYLKERAQLITAGKALDSVSAGSPPWDHAMLRSQDISIELPSTSHFNIVDSDGNVISMTTTIENAFGSRLMVRGFLLNNELTDFSFKTHNDGKPIANRLEPGKRPRSSMAPTIIMQDDKPYIAIGSPGGSRIIGYVAQAIIAHTQWDMDIQEAINHPHFLNRFGTLDVEQGTQAELFKPKLEKMGFKVNVRDLNSGLHAIRITKDGLEGAADPRREGAAIGQ; encoded by the coding sequence ATGCAGTGGAAAACAAAACTTTCAACAATCGCCACCTCTACCCTAATTTTTGCCTCTCACGTCAGTTGGGCAAACCAAGCCGCAGATTCAGTTGCGCCTGAACACAGTAGTGGAATTGAAACCAAACAACTCGTTAAAGCGAAAGACTGGATGGTTACCGCCGCTAACCCCATAGCCACTCAAGCAGGGGCCGATGTTTTAGCTAGAGGCGGCAATGCTGTCGATGCCATGGTTGCAGTTCAACTTATGCTTGGCTTAGTCGAGCCTCAGTCATCAGGTATTGGTGGCGGGGCGTTCCTTGTCTATTGGGATGCCAAAAGTAATCAGCTCAAAACCTATGATGGGCGCGAAACGGCACCATTAGACGCCACTCCACAACTCTTTCAAGATAACAACGGGCAACCATTGAAGTTTTATGATGCCGTTGTGGGCGGTCGCTCTGTTGGCACACCAGGAACGGTCAAACTCTTATGGGATACTCATCAAAAATATGGAAAGCTTGATTGGGCGTCTTTAATCGCTCCGATCATAAAAGTGGCTCAAGATGGCTTTACCATTAGCCCTCGCCTAGCCACTCTAATTAATAATGATCAACAACGTTTAAGCCGCTTCCCAACAACAAAAGCGTATTTTTTTGATGCTAATGGGCAACCAAAAACAGCAGGTACTTTACTTAAAAACCCGGAATACGCAGAGACACTCCAATCTATAGCAAGCCAAGGCGCTAAAGCCTTTTATCAAGGTAATATCGCTAGCGACATTATTGCTACTGTTCAAAATGCTAAAGGTAACCCAGGCGTCTTAGCCCAAAAAGATTTCGATACCTATACCATTAAGCAGCGAACTCCGGTTTGTTCAGCCTACGAAAGTTATCAAGTCTGCGGAATGGGACCGCCAAGTTCAGGTGCTCTTACCGTAGGTCAAATTTTATCAATGACCGAACAATTTGATTTGAAATCATGGGGGCCAGATGACGCAAGATCATGGCAGGTGTTAGCTGATGCTTCTCTTCTAGCCTTTGCAGACCGCGGGATGTACATGGCAGACCAAGATTATGTGCCAGTGCCAACTCAAGGGTTAGTCAGTACTGACTATTTGAAAGAAAGAGCTCAATTGATTACGGCTGGCAAAGCATTAGATTCCGTATCAGCAGGCTCACCACCTTGGGATCATGCGATGCTACGCAGCCAAGACATCTCTATTGAGCTTCCTTCCACCAGCCATTTCAATATTGTTGATAGCGATGGCAACGTGATATCGATGACAACCACTATTGAAAATGCTTTTGGCTCTCGTTTAATGGTCAGAGGTTTCTTGCTAAATAATGAGTTAACCGATTTTTCATTCAAAACTCATAATGACGGTAAACCTATTGCGAACAGGCTTGAACCTGGGAAACGACCTCGCTCTTCAATGGCACCCACAATTATCATGCAAGACGATAAACCTTATATAGCAATAGGATCACCAGGTGGAAGCCGCATCATTGGTTACGTCGCTCAAGCGATTATCGCCCACACTCAATGGGATATGGATATTCAAGAAGCCATTAACCACCCTCATTTCTTAAACCGATTTGGCACACTAGATGTAGAGCAAGGAACTCAAGCCGAATTATTTAAACCAAAACTAGAAAAAATGGGCTTTAAGGTGAACGTTCGAGATCTAAATTCAGGTTTGCATGCGATCAGGATCACAAAAGATGGGCTAGAAGGAGCAGCAGACCCAAGACGTGAAGGAGCTGCAATCGGGCAATAG
- the rarD gene encoding EamA family transporter RarD: protein MTPEEQQRTRQGILLAIGAYTMWGIAPIYFKSLSDVSPLEIISHRVVWSFFLLAFLLHLGRRWRNVRDTLTSKPKVLLLIATSILIGANWLIFIWAVNSNHMLDASLGYYINPLINVLLGMLFLGERLRKLQWFAVALAAVGVLIQLIAFGSIPVVAIALACSFGFYGLMRKKLNLEAQTGLFIETLILLPVAAGYLLFIADSPTSHFTANPIQLNLLLVAAGVITTLPLLCFTGAATRLKLSTLGFFQYIGPSLMFLLAVLIYGEAFSTDKAITFAFIWGALVVFSFDGLRNNKKSKQAKS from the coding sequence ATGACTCCAGAAGAACAACAACGTACACGCCAAGGAATTTTGCTTGCCATTGGTGCATACACAATGTGGGGAATTGCCCCTATATATTTCAAATCTTTAAGTGACGTTTCACCGCTAGAGATCATCAGTCACCGCGTAGTGTGGTCATTCTTTTTGCTCGCATTTTTACTGCACCTCGGCCGTCGCTGGCGCAATGTTCGCGACACTCTGACTTCGAAACCAAAAGTTTTGCTTCTTATCGCGACTTCGATATTAATTGGAGCAAATTGGCTTATCTTTATTTGGGCAGTCAATTCAAACCACATGCTCGATGCCAGCTTAGGCTATTACATCAACCCCTTAATTAACGTGTTACTTGGAATGCTATTTCTTGGTGAGCGTTTAAGGAAATTACAGTGGTTTGCCGTTGCTCTTGCTGCCGTTGGTGTACTTATCCAGCTTATTGCTTTTGGGTCAATTCCTGTAGTCGCGATTGCGTTAGCTTGTAGTTTCGGTTTTTACGGACTGATGCGTAAGAAACTCAACTTAGAAGCACAGACAGGCTTATTCATTGAAACCTTAATCTTACTGCCGGTTGCTGCGGGCTATTTGCTGTTTATTGCCGACTCGCCAACTTCTCACTTCACTGCAAACCCTATTCAACTAAATCTACTACTAGTGGCGGCGGGCGTTATCACAACTTTACCTTTGCTCTGCTTTACTGGTGCTGCGACTCGCTTAAAGCTTTCAACGTTGGGATTTTTCCAATATATCGGCCCTAGTTTAATGTTCTTATTGGCTGTACTTATCTACGGGGAAGCCTTTAGTACAGATAAAGCCATCACATTCGCCTTTATTTGGGGTGCTTTAGTCGTCTTTAGCTTTGATGGGCTTCGTAATAATAAGAAAAGTAAACAAGCTAAAAGCTAG
- a CDS encoding helix-turn-helix domain-containing protein — protein sequence MDNVHYYSTPTKEISLIQAQYQEFAFQRHYHLDFHIGLITQGQQKFIYKGTSHHVGSGQVVIMPPDELHDGHSKLDSGYEVRVFSVSPQWFQDLADPNKNAHNLSFSELILSDQASFLQLRNLHQLLIQPNISQLAQDCLPYEGFSTIVDRYAQFGSKVNVQLGNKDVDSLKSYLLENLDQPVRLNHLSELCDLTTTQFQRHFKNKMGITPYAWLSRLRMEQSMRLIKSGVCGTEVALQVGFYDQAHFSKAFKTVFGVPPSLIR from the coding sequence ATGGATAACGTTCACTACTATTCGACTCCAACTAAAGAAATCAGCTTAATTCAGGCTCAATACCAAGAGTTCGCTTTCCAACGCCACTACCACCTAGATTTTCACATAGGTCTGATTACCCAAGGACAACAAAAGTTTATCTATAAAGGCACCAGCCACCATGTTGGCAGCGGGCAAGTCGTCATAATGCCACCCGATGAACTTCATGATGGGCACTCAAAGCTGGATTCAGGTTACGAAGTCCGTGTATTTTCCGTTTCCCCTCAATGGTTTCAAGATCTTGCAGATCCCAACAAAAATGCTCACAACTTAAGCTTTTCAGAGCTGATCCTTTCCGATCAAGCTTCATTTTTACAATTACGCAACTTACACCAGCTATTAATACAGCCAAACATCAGCCAGCTTGCTCAAGACTGCCTCCCCTATGAGGGATTTTCGACAATAGTAGATCGATACGCGCAATTTGGATCAAAAGTAAATGTGCAGCTGGGTAACAAGGATGTCGATTCATTAAAAAGTTATTTACTGGAAAACTTAGATCAACCGGTAAGGCTCAATCACTTATCAGAGTTATGTGACCTGACCACAACTCAATTCCAAAGGCATTTCAAAAACAAAATGGGCATCACACCCTATGCTTGGTTAAGCCGTTTAAGAATGGAACAAAGCATGCGCTTAATTAAGTCAGGCGTGTGCGGGACAGAAGTCGCATTACAAGTCGGATTTTACGATCAAGCCCATTTCTCTAAAGCATTTAAAACAGTTTTTGGCGTTCCACCATCATTAATTCGTTGA
- a CDS encoding LysE family translocator, protein MNEVTILITLASIHFIALMSPGPDFALVVQNATRHGRQTGLFIALGLSFGILLHSIFSLTGISYLVHQQPTVFALLQLAGGSYLLYLGYGALKATWHTINHHDDESPDTEAKDLILTNKREAFSKGFATNILNPKALVFFISLMSSLVPADMSTAGKGAAMLILWGLSLFWFSLLAWMLSTKTLQKKLHEATVYIDGLCGAVFTIIGISIIWQSAMVFVS, encoded by the coding sequence ATGAACGAAGTCACAATACTAATTACCCTTGCCTCTATTCACTTTATTGCCTTGATGAGCCCTGGCCCTGATTTTGCTCTAGTTGTGCAAAATGCCACTCGTCACGGTCGACAAACTGGGCTATTTATCGCCCTAGGCTTGTCTTTCGGAATCCTACTTCATTCAATATTTAGCCTAACAGGTATCAGTTACCTCGTTCATCAGCAACCGACCGTTTTTGCTCTGCTACAATTAGCTGGTGGTAGTTATTTACTGTACTTGGGGTATGGGGCATTAAAAGCGACTTGGCATACCATCAACCACCACGATGATGAATCACCAGACACTGAAGCCAAAGATCTAATCCTGACAAATAAACGAGAAGCCTTCTCTAAAGGTTTCGCAACCAACATTCTTAATCCAAAAGCTTTAGTTTTCTTTATCAGCCTGATGTCGAGCTTAGTGCCAGCAGATATGTCGACGGCAGGGAAAGGCGCAGCGATGCTTATTTTATGGGGGCTTTCTTTATTTTGGTTCTCTTTATTAGCTTGGATGCTTTCAACTAAAACCTTACAGAAAAAGTTACATGAAGCGACCGTTTATATTGATGGATTATGTGGCGCGGTTTTCACCATAATCGGCATCAGTATTATTTGGCAATCTGCCATGGTCTTCGTGTCTTAA